The Spiroplasma clarkii genome has a window encoding:
- a CDS encoding RpiB/LacA/LacB family sugar-phosphate isomerase — MENISIYINKACPQAYRDYLLKNIKATNFQLKVIEEKDQFNDLVSLAQQIQKQEIARAIIIDEFGTLPFLVMGKFKKVVVAQISDHHSARMTIQHNNSNVLAVPFQVMAVENMVDIINTYLTANFEAGRHMVRINMLDVILKEE; from the coding sequence ATGGAAAATATAAGTATCTATATAAATAAAGCTTGTCCACAAGCTTATAGAGATTATCTCTTAAAAAACATTAAAGCCACTAACTTTCAATTAAAAGTAATTGAAGAAAAAGATCAGTTCAATGATTTAGTTAGTTTAGCTCAACAAATTCAAAAACAAGAAATTGCTAGAGCAATTATCATTGATGAATTTGGAACTCTGCCTTTTTTGGTTATGGGTAAATTTAAAAAAGTGGTTGTCGCTCAAATTTCAGATCATCATTCAGCTAGAATGACAATTCAGCACAACAACTCAAATGTTTTAGCAGTACCATTCCAAGTAATGGCTGTTGAAAATATGGTAGATATTATTAACACCTACTTAACTGCAAATTTTGAAGCAGGAAGACATATGGTGCGAATTAATATGTTGGATGTCATTTTAAAGGAGGAATAG
- a CDS encoding ROK family protein yields MEKYYLAVDLGGTSAKCAVIHQEQIIKRFTVPTKIGEVIENIHQTVTKEIVDLQITTADFQFIGFTICGLIDYEKGISLWSGNLQWENYEVVKEIKRIFQNPHVFILNDSKAATYGEYVGGINQEKPNVLFYTIGTGIGGGVILNHQLYFGNHTKLASEPGHGGGFQNLYQCNCGLQGCVEGLSSATGIEKQINKNRDYFCKKLNLDKSKLTIKDIAPLFYAKDKVTMDLFKIALAPLANHIAVSLHLLDFDIVIIGGGPCALGDDLLVLLKELLKQSLLPAFYEKLDLRIAKLENDAGIWGIYHFAKNLLK; encoded by the coding sequence ATGGAAAAATATTATTTAGCAGTTGATTTGGGTGGTACATCAGCTAAGTGTGCAGTGATTCACCAAGAACAAATCATCAAAAGATTTACAGTACCAACCAAAATTGGTGAGGTAATTGAAAATATCCACCAAACAGTAACAAAAGAAATTGTTGACCTACAGATTACAACTGCTGATTTTCAATTTATTGGCTTCACAATCTGTGGGCTAATAGATTATGAAAAAGGAATTTCCTTATGATCGGGGAATCTTCAGTGGGAAAACTATGAAGTGGTTAAAGAAATTAAAAGAATTTTTCAAAATCCACATGTTTTTATCTTGAATGATTCTAAAGCTGCCACATATGGAGAATATGTTGGGGGCATAAACCAAGAAAAACCAAATGTGTTATTTTACACAATTGGAACAGGGATTGGGGGTGGTGTTATTTTAAACCACCAACTCTATTTTGGAAACCACACTAAACTTGCTAGTGAGCCAGGACATGGTGGAGGTTTTCAAAACCTTTACCAATGTAATTGTGGTTTACAAGGTTGTGTGGAAGGTTTGAGTAGTGCTACAGGAATTGAAAAACAAATTAACAAAAACAGAGACTATTTTTGTAAAAAATTAAATTTAGATAAATCAAAATTAACAATCAAAGATATTGCACCACTTTTTTATGCAAAAGACAAGGTGACTATGGATCTATTTAAAATAGCTTTAGCACCACTTGCAAATCATATTGCAGTATCTTTACATTTATTAGATTTTGACATTGTGATAATTGGAGGAGGGCCATGTGCTTTGGGTGATGACCTTTTAGTTTTACTAAAAGAGCTTTTGAAACAAAGTTTGTTACCAGCCTTTTATGAAAAGTTAGATCTTAGAATTGCTAAGTTAGAAAATGATGCAGGAATTTGAGGAATCTATCACTTTGCTAAAAATCTTTTAAAATAA
- a CDS encoding family 1 glycosylhydrolase: MKKIKLGTATAAFQCEGHLETDGRGKCIWDDVLLNDKSIAKYNPEPASDFYKSFDVDIKLAKEYGIEVFRLSIAWSRIFPTDASTVNKKAVEQYHKMFKAMIEKGIIPNVTLHHFDSPQWFVEKGDFLSKGNIDDFLVFAEFCFKEFSEIKYWSTLNEINAYSSHKNLKSALPPYFKLEYGHYFKQQYNMVLAHAKTVNLFKKLKIDGEIGVPCNVCPFQPLDKENSEDVFVADKANAIVNWSFLEPITSGKYSTKTIDLINKVLENYDFIFKPQSKDLEEIKLARENLDWVGINYYYTTFVTKPDEKIDFSVNTTGEKGKTKFNIPWLWKTVQKPGVKSTHWDWPIYPEGLAIVIKWVSEKYNCKLPIHITENGFGDLEDITKTPFIKDYDRIQYIQDHFDVIQRLIDEGEKIEHYYLWSHMDMFSWTNGYNKRYGLFYVDFETQKRFEKLSAYWWLEKSKQDRFDEKVDLKELEKKLGK; this comes from the coding sequence ATGAAAAAAATTAAACTAGGAACAGCCACAGCTGCCTTTCAATGTGAGGGGCACTTAGAGACAGATGGCAGAGGGAAATGTATTTGAGATGATGTGCTATTAAATGATAAAAGTATTGCCAAGTACAATCCTGAACCAGCAAGTGACTTTTACAAGTCATTTGATGTTGACATTAAATTAGCAAAAGAATATGGTATTGAAGTCTTTAGACTTTCAATTGCTTGAAGTAGAATTTTCCCAACTGATGCCTCAACAGTTAACAAAAAAGCTGTTGAACAATATCACAAAATGTTTAAAGCTATGATTGAAAAGGGTATTATTCCTAATGTAACTTTACATCACTTTGATTCACCACAATGGTTTGTAGAAAAAGGAGATTTTTTATCAAAAGGAAACATTGATGATTTTCTAGTCTTTGCTGAGTTTTGTTTTAAAGAATTTAGTGAAATTAAATACTGATCAACTTTAAATGAAATCAATGCTTATTCAAGTCATAAAAATCTAAAGTCTGCATTACCACCATATTTTAAACTAGAATATGGACATTATTTCAAACAACAATATAATATGGTTTTAGCACATGCAAAAACTGTGAATCTATTTAAAAAATTAAAAATTGATGGAGAAATTGGTGTTCCTTGTAATGTATGTCCATTCCAACCTCTCGACAAAGAAAATTCTGAAGATGTTTTTGTGGCAGATAAGGCAAATGCAATAGTAAATTGAAGTTTCTTAGAACCAATCACCTCAGGAAAATATTCAACCAAAACAATTGATTTAATTAATAAAGTTTTAGAGAATTATGATTTTATTTTCAAACCTCAAAGCAAAGACCTTGAGGAAATTAAATTGGCAAGAGAAAATTTAGATTGAGTTGGAATCAATTATTATTACACAACATTTGTCACAAAACCAGATGAAAAAATTGATTTCTCAGTTAATACAACTGGAGAAAAAGGTAAGACAAAATTCAATATCCCATGACTTTGAAAAACTGTTCAAAAACCAGGTGTTAAATCAACTCATTGAGATTGACCAATTTATCCTGAAGGGTTAGCAATTGTCATTAAATGAGTTAGTGAAAAATATAATTGCAAGCTTCCAATTCATATAACTGAAAATGGTTTTGGAGACTTAGAAGATATAACAAAAACACCATTTATTAAAGATTATGATAGAATTCAATATATTCAAGATCACTTTGATGTAATCCAAAGATTAATTGATGAAGGGGAAAAAATTGAACACTATTATTTGTGAAGCCACATGGATATGTTTTCTTGAACAAATGGATATAACAAAAGATATGGTCTATTTTATGTTGATTTTGAAACTCAAAAAAGATTTGAAAAATTAAGTGCCTATTGATGATTAGAAAAATCAAAACAAGATAGATTTGATGAAAAAGTTGACTTAAAAGAACTAGAAAAAAAACTTGGAAAGTAG
- a CDS encoding PTS lactose/cellobiose transporter subunit IIA has translation MNNREAVTKKGLELVAYAGEARSYILEALEDARNGDFSNIDNLMKEAETLINHAHKAQFDLLATEARGEYADVTLTMVHGQDHLMTTILLKELAVSLIELWKLNKK, from the coding sequence GTGAACAACAGAGAAGCAGTTACCAAAAAAGGTCTTGAACTAGTAGCATATGCAGGAGAAGCTCGAAGTTACATTCTCGAAGCTTTGGAAGATGCTAGAAATGGAGATTTTTCAAACATTGATAATTTAATGAAAGAAGCTGAAACATTAATCAACCATGCTCACAAAGCACAGTTTGACCTTTTAGCAACTGAAGCTAGAGGAGAATATGCTGATGTTACCTTAACTATGGTACATGGACAAGATCATTTGATGACCACAATTCTTCTAAAAGAACTTGCAGTTTCACTAATAGAATTGTGAAAATTGAATAAAAAATAA
- a CDS encoding DeoR/GlpR family DNA-binding transcription regulator — protein MDKLKKGERFKIYTKYLLAEQSVTIKAFYSFAIGAGIPEITARRDLKLLENLNYITLEMGLVKYNSAIARETTRAEKTLENKEEKIKIARTAIKLINSEEIFVGPGTTCEAFVKSINKPIKLLYTNGFEIAKLAENNENIKRVVVIGGKLRPQSGAMCGPIAVKTLDNLRFSQAFITITNINDKLDMFNNNEDEAFFTSKVIENSNQTICMIDVTKLQVDSHGNIITNAANIDYFVLDQQPLDEWTEKLKINSEIKW, from the coding sequence ATGGATAAACTTAAAAAAGGAGAACGTTTTAAAATCTATACAAAATACTTATTGGCTGAACAATCAGTTACTATTAAAGCATTTTATAGTTTTGCAATAGGTGCAGGTATTCCCGAAATTACTGCAAGGCGAGATTTAAAACTATTAGAAAACTTAAATTACATAACTTTAGAAATGGGGTTAGTTAAATACAATTCAGCAATTGCTAGAGAAACCACAAGAGCTGAAAAAACCTTGGAAAATAAAGAAGAAAAAATTAAAATTGCTCGTACAGCAATTAAATTAATTAATTCAGAAGAAATTTTTGTAGGTCCAGGAACAACTTGTGAAGCATTTGTTAAAAGCATTAACAAACCTATAAAACTTTTATATACTAATGGTTTTGAAATAGCAAAATTAGCAGAAAACAATGAAAACATTAAAAGAGTTGTAGTGATTGGGGGTAAACTAAGACCCCAATCTGGGGCTATGTGTGGACCTATTGCTGTCAAAACCCTTGATAATTTAAGGTTTTCTCAAGCATTTATTACTATTACTAACATCAATGATAAATTAGATATGTTTAATAATAATGAAGATGAAGCATTTTTTACATCAAAAGTCATTGAAAATTCAAATCAAACAATTTGTATGATTGATGTTACTAAGTTACAAGTGGATTCTCATGGAAACATTATTACCAATGCAGCAAACATAGATTACTTTGTTTTAGATCAACAACCACTAGATGAATGAACAGAAAAATTAAAGATAAATTCTGAAATAAAATGATAA
- a CDS encoding family 1 glycosylhydrolase, whose protein sequence is MQKFKLGTATAAFQCEGHLETDGRGKCIWDDVLLNDKSIAKYNPEPASDFYKSFDVDIKLAKEYGIEVFRLSIAWSRIFPTDASTVNKKAVEQYHKMFKAMIEKGIIPNVTLHHFDSPQWFVEKGDFLSKENIDDFLVFAEFCFKEFSEIKYWSTLNEINAYSGQKNISAALPPYFRLEYGHFFKQQYNMVLAHAKTVNLFKKLKIDGEIGVPCSVSPMAPLDENNPDDVLASDRANAVSNWSFVEPITTGGYSQETLKLINSVLKNYDFIFEPQEKDLKEIHQAAKNLDWVGINYYFTTFVTKADADFDFTINSTGEKGKSKFNVPWLWKTAIRPDLKYTHWDWAIYPEGLGHVVKWISEKFNCKLPIHITENGYGDLEDMTKTPFIKDYDRIQYIQDHFDVIQKLIDEGEKIEHYYLWSHMDMFSWTNGYNKRYGLFYVDFETQKRYEKLSAYWWLEKSKQDRLDEKVDLKELEKKLGK, encoded by the coding sequence GTGCAAAAGTTTAAACTAGGAACAGCCACAGCTGCCTTTCAATGTGAGGGGCACTTAGAGACAGATGGCAGAGGGAAATGTATTTGAGATGATGTGCTATTAAATGATAAAAGTATTGCCAAGTACAATCCTGAACCAGCAAGTGACTTTTACAAGTCATTTGATGTTGACATTAAATTAGCAAAAGAATATGGTATTGAAGTCTTTAGACTTTCAATTGCTTGAAGTAGAATTTTCCCAACTGATGCCTCAACAGTTAACAAAAAAGCTGTTGAACAATATCACAAAATGTTTAAAGCTATGATTGAAAAGGGTATTATTCCCAATGTAACTTTACATCACTTTGATTCACCACAATGGTTTGTAGAAAAAGGAGATTTCTTATCAAAAGAAAACATTGATGATTTTCTTGTCTTTGCTGAATTTTGTTTTAAAGAATTTAGTGAAATTAAATACTGATCAACTTTAAATGAAATCAATGCCTACTCAGGACAAAAAAACATTAGTGCTGCTTTACCACCATACTTTAGATTGGAATATGGACACTTTTTCAAACAACAATATAATATGGTTTTAGCACATGCAAAAACTGTGAATTTATTTAAAAAACTTAAAATTGATGGTGAAATTGGAGTGCCATGTAGCGTAAGTCCAATGGCACCCTTAGATGAAAATAACCCAGATGATGTATTGGCTTCAGATAGAGCAAATGCAGTTTCAAATTGAAGTTTTGTTGAACCAATTACAACAGGGGGTTATTCTCAAGAAACTCTTAAATTAATTAACTCAGTTTTAAAAAACTATGATTTTATTTTTGAACCACAAGAAAAGGATTTAAAAGAAATTCACCAAGCTGCAAAAAATCTAGATTGAGTGGGAATAAATTATTACTTTACAACTTTTGTAACAAAAGCTGATGCTGACTTTGATTTTACAATAAATTCAACTGGTGAAAAAGGTAAATCAAAATTTAATGTACCATGACTTTGAAAAACCGCAATTAGACCTGATTTAAAATACACTCATTGAGATTGAGCAATTTATCCAGAAGGTCTTGGTCATGTAGTTAAATGAATTAGTGAAAAATTTAACTGTAAACTTCCAATTCACATAACTGAAAATGGTTATGGTGATTTAGAAGACATGACAAAAACACCGTTCATTAAAGATTATGACCGAATTCAATACATTCAAGATCATTTTGATGTAATTCAAAAATTAATTGATGAGGGTGAAAAAATTGAACACTACTATTTGTGAAGTCACATGGATATGTTTTCTTGAACAAATGGATACAACAAAAGATATGGCTTATTTTATGTTGATTTTGAAACTCAAAAGCGATATGAAAAATTAAGTGCTTATTGGTGATTAGAAAAATCAAAACAAGATAGACTTGATGAAAAAGTTGACTTAAAAGAACTAGAAAAAAAACTTGGAAAGTAG
- a CDS encoding S66 family peptidase has product MKKPASLKSNDVVAIVSLSSGILGEPFCTHSLALGIKRLEEFGLKPKFMPNSLKGVDFLDQNPEARATDLKTAFSDPEVKAIICAIGGEDTYRILPYLMEDAEFKNLVKSNPKIFIGYSDSTINHLMFQSLGLTTFYGHAFLVDFAELDQAMLPYSRQSFEMMFTNQAVQEIKSSPVWYEERKTYGVENLNRPRVSHQETHGFLTLRGTGMRTGKLWGGCLESIYEALVGERYPEQKEVCQKYELFKTNFTTKDLIVFLETSEEQPTPAKYQVMLQTLIDNQLLANAQALIMGKPQDESYFTQYQEILVALTKDLQIPVLYNINFGHAHPKTILPYGVTAQVDFDKKSLKIIEKMFMD; this is encoded by the coding sequence ATGAAAAAGCCAGCAAGTTTAAAAAGTAATGATGTAGTAGCAATTGTCAGTTTATCAAGTGGAATTTTAGGAGAACCATTTTGTACCCACAGTTTAGCACTTGGAATCAAAAGATTAGAAGAGTTTGGTCTAAAACCAAAATTTATGCCAAATTCCTTAAAAGGAGTTGACTTTTTAGACCAAAACCCTGAGGCCAGAGCAACAGATTTAAAGACAGCCTTTAGTGATCCGGAAGTAAAAGCAATAATTTGTGCAATTGGAGGTGAGGACACTTATAGAATTTTGCCTTATTTAATGGAGGATGCAGAATTTAAAAACTTAGTAAAATCAAACCCGAAAATTTTTATTGGTTATTCAGATTCAACCATTAACCATTTAATGTTCCAGAGTCTGGGTTTGACAACATTTTATGGCCATGCTTTTTTGGTTGATTTCGCTGAACTTGATCAAGCAATGTTACCTTATTCTCGTCAAAGTTTTGAAATGATGTTTACCAATCAAGCAGTTCAAGAAATCAAATCAAGTCCAGTCTGATATGAAGAAAGAAAAACATATGGGGTTGAAAATCTAAATAGACCAAGAGTTAGTCACCAAGAAACTCATGGCTTTTTAACTTTAAGAGGAACTGGTATGAGAACAGGAAAATTATGAGGTGGCTGTCTTGAAAGTATTTATGAAGCACTTGTTGGAGAAAGATACCCAGAACAAAAAGAAGTTTGTCAAAAATATGAATTATTTAAAACAAATTTTACAACCAAAGATTTAATAGTTTTTTTAGAAACTAGTGAAGAACAACCAACCCCAGCAAAATACCAAGTTATGTTACAAACCTTAATTGACAACCAACTTCTAGCTAATGCCCAAGCCCTAATTATGGGAAAACCCCAAGATGAAAGTTATTTCACCCAATACCAAGAAATTTTAGTGGCTTTAACCAAAGATTTACAAATTCCGGTTTTATATAATATAAATTTTGGTCATGCCCATCCCAAAACTATCCTCCCTTATGGTGTTACAGCTCAAGTGGATTTTGATAAAAAAAGTCTAAAAATTATCGAGAAAATGTTTATGGACTAA
- a CDS encoding PTS transporter subunit EIIC codes for MKTKENKIEGQSKLKQFGEKALNVVQKITQSTFVSTIMEGFILVMPIIITSTIFILAAELAPSFGYKWKDSDGNVIIEGYAMYSAFCWRMYNLSYGILGFALVIALSSRMTEKISSKLKSNQKMNIIIVCISTAIAYLLTSVPNTVSVVAGATELNVLSLITAIFGAKGIFIAMLTGLSVPWIFFLCYKFNITIRLPKQVPQNISQAFLNIFPTFFIIIIYGVLGWVFVQFLGDTMLNAIFNGLTRAKSYWFFIAWSMVLSLTWFCGIHTSVWNGITSTLDALGLQENIDLQAAGEHPSNLWPNPFRMGAYSMGGTGAQIAVPFIIILFCKSKQLKSIGVVALVPILFQVNEPILFVLPSILNPLMLLPFLVAPLVNTIIGVIFVYEFGMNASTVSMPWSMPMVVAVPIASKFQATSFILPWIWFGVSFGVWTPFVLIQDKIYHKRELLTAEPNEYVDYRNGVQYLRNYLFNCQKHDEIKQLKLDEKNRVNSLEMNLLNTEILNVQTDGDKVVEILVICIGAGTSAMLAETINKTFSDGQVKVNAKACSLGNYSEFIDNTNIAIISPQARSSQKSITDYAKTKKDLIVFQTKGPEFLEMINDKKITKTKIIEKIKELRGIAYEKN; via the coding sequence ATGAAAACAAAAGAGAACAAAATAGAAGGGCAATCAAAACTTAAGCAATTTGGCGAAAAAGCTTTAAACGTTGTACAAAAAATAACCCAATCCACATTTGTTTCGACAATTATGGAAGGTTTTATTTTGGTGATGCCAATCATTATTACATCAACAATTTTCATTCTAGCTGCTGAGCTAGCACCATCATTTGGTTATAAATGAAAAGATTCTGATGGGAATGTGATTATCGAAGGTTATGCAATGTATAGTGCATTCTGTTGAAGAATGTATAATCTATCTTACGGAATATTAGGCTTTGCACTTGTGATTGCTCTTTCGTCTAGAATGACAGAAAAGATTTCTTCAAAATTAAAATCAAATCAAAAAATGAATATTATAATTGTTTGTATTTCTACAGCAATTGCATATTTATTAACTTCAGTACCAAACACAGTAAGTGTAGTTGCAGGTGCAACTGAGCTCAATGTTCTCAGTTTAATAACTGCAATTTTTGGTGCAAAAGGAATATTCATAGCTATGTTAACTGGATTATCTGTGCCTTGAATCTTCTTCTTATGTTATAAATTTAATATAACAATTAGATTACCAAAACAAGTACCTCAAAATATTTCACAAGCATTTTTAAATATCTTCCCAACATTCTTTATAATTATTATTTATGGTGTCTTGGGATGAGTGTTTGTACAATTTTTGGGTGACACAATGTTAAATGCAATTTTTAATGGCTTGACTCGTGCAAAGAGTTATTGATTCTTTATTGCTTGATCAATGGTATTATCATTGACATGGTTTTGTGGAATTCATACAAGTGTTTGAAATGGTATCACAAGTACTCTTGATGCACTTGGACTTCAAGAGAACATTGATTTGCAAGCAGCTGGAGAACACCCATCTAATCTATGACCAAACCCATTTAGAATGGGAGCATACTCAATGGGAGGAACTGGAGCACAAATTGCAGTTCCTTTCATTATTATCTTATTTTGTAAATCAAAACAACTAAAATCAATTGGAGTGGTAGCACTTGTACCAATATTGTTTCAAGTTAATGAACCAATCTTATTTGTTCTACCATCAATTCTGAACCCATTAATGTTACTACCTTTCTTGGTGGCACCATTAGTTAATACAATTATTGGTGTGATTTTTGTTTATGAATTTGGGATGAATGCAAGCACTGTATCGATGCCGTGATCGATGCCAATGGTTGTTGCAGTCCCAATTGCAAGTAAATTCCAAGCTACTTCATTTATCTTGCCATGAATTTGGTTTGGAGTATCATTTGGAGTGTGAACACCATTTGTATTAATTCAAGATAAAATTTATCACAAAAGAGAATTACTGACAGCTGAACCCAATGAATATGTTGACTATAGAAATGGAGTTCAGTACTTAAGAAATTATCTATTTAATTGTCAAAAACATGATGAAATTAAACAACTTAAGTTAGATGAAAAAAATAGAGTTAACAGCTTAGAAATGAACTTATTAAATACGGAAATTTTGAATGTTCAAACAGATGGAGATAAAGTAGTTGAAATTTTAGTTATTTGTATTGGTGCAGGAACATCTGCAATGTTGGCTGAAACTATTAATAAAACATTTAGTGATGGACAAGTTAAAGTCAATGCTAAGGCTTGTTCATTAGGAAATTACTCAGAGTTTATTGACAACACCAACATTGCAATCATTTCACCACAAGCAAGATCTTCACAAAAGAGTATAACTGATTATGCAAAAACAAAAAAAGACTTAATTGTGTTCCAAACAAAAGGGCCAGAGTTTTTAGAAATGATCAATGACAAAAAAATTACAAAAACTAAAATTATTGAAAAAATTAAAGAGTTAAGAGGAATTGCATATGAAAAAAATTAA
- a CDS encoding RpiB/LacA/LacB family sugar-phosphate isomerase, with translation MKIAIGCDHIVTDIKDKVVEMLQRDKIEVVDCGTYDFQRTHYPIFGNKVASKVAQKEVDFGIVICGTGVGISNGAQKTKGARVLLAKDVISVVDARQNYDANVIGFGGRIVGLGLMYEMIEAFINTKYANKNQDLIKKIDNLIVKPNYDENMFGEELKKWDEGFYTD, from the coding sequence ATGAAAATAGCAATTGGATGTGACCACATTGTCACAGACATTAAAGATAAAGTTGTGGAAATGCTACAACGAGATAAAATTGAAGTGGTTGATTGTGGGACCTATGATTTTCAAAGAACCCACTATCCAATTTTTGGAAACAAAGTTGCCAGCAAAGTTGCTCAAAAAGAAGTAGACTTTGGAATTGTCATTTGTGGTACTGGGGTTGGAATTAGCAATGGAGCACAAAAAACCAAAGGAGCTAGAGTACTTTTAGCTAAAGATGTTATTAGTGTTGTTGATGCTCGTCAAAACTATGATGCAAATGTTATTGGTTTTGGTGGAAGAATTGTTGGTTTGGGATTAATGTATGAAATGATTGAAGCATTTATTAATACCAAGTATGCAAACAAAAACCAAGACTTAATTAAAAAAATTGACAACTTAATTGTCAAACCAAACTATGATGAAAATATGTTTGGTGAAGAATTAAAAAAATGAGATGAAGGGTTTTATACAGATTAA
- a CDS encoding PTS transporter subunit EIIC codes for MEKEKTLKTSKLKEFGQKTLDFINKITSTSFVTTLMESFILIMPIIITSTVFILAAELAPSFGYKWKDADGNILNQGYATFSDFCYRMYNLSYGILGLALVIAISYKLTEKISPKLQADRKMNVIIICISSVLAYMLFSVPNLWSVGAEETQTNVLWIISAIFGVKGLFISMLTGMSVPWLFLLFFKYNITIRLSKQVPQSISQSFLNIFPILFTIIIYGLLGWVFIEFTDNTMLDAVFKALTPLLEGAKSYWFFTLWSIVISFTWFVGIHPNVWYGVTGSLGPLAVAENVAAFEAGEQAVNWNADPFATGAYNMGGSGAQIAVPFIIILFCKSKQLKSIGMVAVVPILFQVNEPILFGLPTILNPIMLIPMIAAPLLNSIIGIIFILGFGMNASIIQLPWSMPIVISIPISSQFQASSFILPWVWFGVSFAVWMPFVLIQDKINYKKELLVNDPNEFVDYRNGVQYIKDAMFNRAKHLEIKNLKAAQKAEEVVQETPVIKSTLSKLETIEALVVCIGAGTSAMLAETINQAFKDSEVSVNAKACSVGNYSEFIGNTNICIISPQAQTVQKAIDSLALNKTDLVVLQTKGPEFLEMIQSKKITKTKIIEKIEELRRKVSAKV; via the coding sequence ATGGAAAAAGAAAAGACTTTAAAGACTTCTAAACTCAAGGAGTTTGGTCAAAAAACATTAGATTTTATAAATAAAATTACCAGTACTTCATTTGTTACAACACTTATGGAAAGTTTCATTTTGATCATGCCAATAATTATTACCTCAACTGTATTTATTCTAGCAGCTGAGTTGGCACCATCATTTGGATATAAGTGAAAAGATGCAGATGGAAATATTTTAAATCAAGGTTATGCTACTTTTAGCGATTTTTGCTATCGTATGTATAATTTATCATACGGAATTCTAGGATTAGCCTTGGTAATAGCAATCTCTTATAAACTAACTGAAAAAATATCACCAAAATTACAAGCAGACAGAAAAATGAATGTAATTATCATTTGTATTTCATCTGTTTTGGCTTACATGCTTTTTTCAGTACCAAATTTATGGAGTGTTGGGGCAGAAGAAACACAAACAAATGTACTGTGAATCATTTCTGCAATTTTTGGCGTTAAAGGTTTGTTCATTTCAATGTTAACTGGGATGAGTGTACCTTGATTATTTTTACTATTTTTTAAATATAACATAACTATTAGATTGTCAAAACAAGTACCTCAATCAATTTCACAATCATTCTTAAATATCTTCCCAATTTTGTTCACAATTATTATTTATGGACTACTTGGCTGAGTATTTATTGAATTTACAGATAACACAATGTTAGATGCAGTTTTTAAAGCATTAACTCCATTGCTAGAAGGTGCTAAAAGCTATTGGTTCTTTACTCTATGATCAATAGTAATCTCATTTACTTGATTTGTAGGAATTCATCCTAATGTTTGATATGGAGTTACTGGTTCATTAGGGCCGCTCGCTGTTGCAGAAAATGTGGCAGCTTTTGAAGCAGGTGAACAAGCAGTAAATTGAAATGCAGATCCATTTGCAACAGGAGCTTACAATATGGGAGGGTCTGGAGCACAAATTGCAGTTCCCTTCATTATCATCTTATTTTGTAAATCAAAACAACTAAAATCAATTGGAATGGTGGCAGTTGTGCCGATTCTGTTTCAAGTCAATGAACCAATCTTATTTGGATTACCAACAATTTTAAATCCAATTATGCTTATACCAATGATTGCTGCACCATTACTTAATTCAATTATAGGAATCATTTTTATCTTAGGTTTTGGTATGAATGCAAGTATCATCCAGCTACCATGGAGTATGCCAATTGTGATTTCAATTCCAATATCTAGTCAGTTCCAGGCAAGTTCATTTATCTTGCCTTGAGTGTGATTTGGAGTCTCATTTGCAGTTTGAATGCCATTTGTATTAATTCAAGATAAAATAAATTACAAAAAAGAATTATTGGTCAATGACCCAAATGAGTTTGTGGACTATAGAAATGGTGTCCAATACATTAAGGATGCTATGTTTAATAGGGCCAAACATTTAGAAATTAAAAATCTTAAAGCAGCGCAAAAAGCTGAAGAAGTTGTTCAAGAAACTCCAGTTATAAAATCAACTCTATCAAAATTAGAAACTATTGAGGCGTTGGTAGTTTGTATTGGTGCAGGAACATCTGCAATGTTGGCTGAAACTATAAATCAAGCCTTTAAGGATTCAGAAGTATCTGTTAATGCAAAAGCATGTTCAGTAGGAAACTACTCAGAGTTTATTGGTAATACAAATATTTGTATAATTTCACCACAAGCTCAAACAGTACAAAAAGCAATTGATAGTTTAGCATTAAATAAAACTGATCTTGTTGTACTACAAACAAAAGGTCCAGAGTTCTTAGAGATGATACAATCTAAAAAAATTACAAAAACCAAAATTATTGAAAAAATTGAGGAATTAAGGAGAAAAGTAAGTGCAAAAGTTTAA